GTCAACATCGGCTGCAATCACGGCGAGAACCCGACGGCACGCGTCAGCCGCGTTACGGCCATCAACAAGTTCCTCGGCCCGCCGACCTTTTCGGTGGCCGGCCAGCCCGACCAGGGGCGAAGCGGAGGCGGCCTGTTCACGGCCGACGGGCTGTTGATCGGCGTCTGCAATGCCGCCGACCCGGCCGACAACGAGGGGCTGTATGCCGCCGTCGACCCGATCCACAAAGAGCTGGAACGCAAGGGACTGAAAGAAATGTGCCTGGAGCCGGCCGACCCGGCGTCGGGCAACGTGCTGTCGGCGGTGGCCGTCGAGCCGCCGTCGATGCCCTCTCGCATGCCGTCTCCCGGCGCCGATCGTTCCGACTCGGGCCTGCTGGCGACGAGCGAAGCGGACGTGCCGCGGGGAATGACGCCGCAAGAAGCGGCGACTTTGGCGGAGATCGGCCGGCGCAGCGAAGGCGCCGAGGTGATTTGCATCGTGCGATCGCTCAGCGACCCGCGGGCCAAGAGCGAGATCATCGTGCTCGACCGGGCGTCGGGCGAGTTCATCAAGCAGCTTGCCAGCGAGCGGCGCGTGCAAGCCGCCAGGCACCTGACCTCGGCGAAGCTCCGACAACCGCTGCTGAAAATACCTGGGGCGCCAGCGACGGCACTGGGCACGCGCCCCGGTTCGCCGCTTCGCCAGTCCGCCGTGGCCCGACGGGGTTCTGAAACGAACTGATTTGAGCGGGCCGCAACGTCACCCGAGCTGGGCCAGGCCGATCGTGGCCGCTTTCTTCTGGGCCGCGGCGGCGTCGCTTTGGGCGATCGCCTCGTAAATCCTCTTGGCCGCCTCTTTTTGCCCGGCGCCCGCCAGCCGCGCGGCCAGACGCACACGGGCTTTCGTCGCCCGTAACTGAGCGCGCGGGCCGGGCTGCTGGGCCAGCGCGGCGATGAGCGGGTCGGCCGTGGCGTCGCTGTGGCCGGCCAAAGCTTCGGCGGCGGCCAGGCGGATCTCCGGATCGCCGTCGCCGGCGCAGGCCTTGAGCACGTCGACGACTTGCGATCCGCTGCGCCGGCCCAAGGCGTTGATCGCGCCGATGCGGAACTCGACACCCACCGCGTTGAGCGCCGCGTCGGCCAGCGCGTCGGTCGCCGCTTGGCAAGTCATGCGGTCGAGCGCAACACGGGCCATTTCACGGGCGTCGAAGTCGTTGAGCGTCTCCTTCAGGCCGGGCACTTCCCGATCGCCCCCCACCTCGCCGAGCGCGCGGGCCAGCTCGCCCCGCGCTTTGGCGGAGTACTTCGGGGCGTCGCCCTTTTCGTTCTTGGCGGTCTCGGCTTTTGCCAGCGCGGCGGCCAGTTCCGCCCGCTCGCCGGCTTCGCCCGGTGCTCCGGCCGTCGCCGCCATGTCGGCCAGCGCCCGCTTGGCACGATACACCGTCGGCTGGTCGTTGGAATTCAATTGATCGGCTAATTCTTGAACGGATGGCATTGTATGTGTCCTTATGCAGATTGCGGTCTCGGGTTTGGTCGTGCCGATGGCGGGCCGGCGCTCGCAAGCTCGCTGGTCCCACCCTACGCCCCCTCATGCCTCATCTCTCATCCCTTACAAGTGCCACGGGGCGCGCATCGGCCTGCTGGCAAGAAGATTCGCCTGCTCGTCGCCGACGAACTGCTCCTTGTCGGGATCCCAATTGAGCTCGCGGCCCAGCTTGATGGCGATGTTGCCCAAGTGGCAGACCGTCACCGAACGATAGCCGATCTCCACGTCGCAAATCGGCCGCTCGCGGCTTGCGATGCAGTCCAGCCAGTTCTCATGGTGGTCGCGGCTGACATACAACTTGGTCTGGAACGAGTCGGGACTGAACTCTCTGACCAACGCGTTGTAGTCCTTCCAGTTCTTGTCGCCGAGCTGCATCTCGATGCGGCCGCGGCTGACAAACACCCAGCCGTCGCCGCCCGTGAACTTGATGCCGTTCTCGCCGCCGCTGTGGCAGGTGAGCGCCACGCCGTTGGCATAGGTATAGTCGACGTCGAACGTGCCCGGCACGTCGTGCGGCCCGTTTTGATGATACTTGCCGGTTCCCTTGATCTTCACCGGCCCGGAACCGTCGGCGCCAATGCCCCATTGAGCGATGTCGTTGTGGTGGGCGCCCCAGTCGGTCATCTTGCCGCCCGAATAATCGGAGAACCAGCGGAACTGGTAGTGGCAGCGGTTGGGGCTGTAGTCGGCGTACGGGGCCGGTCCCAGCCAGAAGTTCCAATCGAGTTCGGGTGGCGGCGTGGTCGGCGCTTGCCACGAGCCGGAATCGATGTCGCCGATGTGCGTGTCGACGCGCTGCAGCCTGCCGATCTTGCCGTTGCGCACCAGCTCGCAGGCCAGGCGGAAGCGGTTGTCGCTGCGCTGCTGGCTGCCGGTCTGAAACACGGTGCCATAGCGGCGGGCCGTCTCGACCATCTTCTTGCCTTCGTCGATGGTGAGCGTGAGCGGCTTCTCGCAATAAACATCCTTGCCCGACTCCATGGCGTAGATCGAAGTCAGCGCGTGCCAGTGGTCGGGCACGGCGATCAGCACGGCGTCGATGTCGGAGCGGTCGCAGAGGTCGCGGAAGTCTTTATGGATGGCGACGCGGCGGCCGGTCTTTTCCAGGGCGATCTTGGCGGCTTCTTCGCGGTGGTTGCGGTCGACGTCGCACACCGCCGCGACTTCGATCCGCTTGTTCGGCAGCAGCTTGTTGGCCAGGTGGTGGCGGCGGCCGAGGTCGCCGGTGCCGATGGAGCCGACGACCACGCGGTCGCTGGGCGCCGGCCGGTCGTCTTTGGCGAAGACGGTGGCGGGCACAATGGTGGGCGCCGTCGCGAGGGCGGCCGTGGTTTTCAGGAATTGTCGACGGTGGCTGCCTGGTCGGTTGGGCACGGGCAATCTCCCTTTCTTGCGGGGTCGGGCGTGTGAGCGAGGCGCCGTCCGGCAATGACCGCGGCGCCGTGGTGAAATTGTCGCCTGCCGCGCAGACAATTTCAAGAAGCCGGCGGGCAGAGCACATCGCGGCTTCACTACTTGGCCCCGTCCACAACTGCGGTTTTGTCGGCACTCACCCCGTTCCCGGTTTGTTCTCATTCTTCGCCGTTATCGGCCTGCTTCATCGGACGAGGCGGATCGAAAACCGTAACCTTTGCCCGGCTGACAAACAACGTGGGGCTGCGCCAGCCCGCGTCCTTGGCGGTTAGCTCGTAGTCCACAGTACCAACGGGGGCCGCATCGCGAGGGAGTTCGCCTGGCGGCTGTCCATTGTTGAATTGGTCCGGCTTATTCTCATCCGTTGCCATGATCCACCTCAGCCTCGAAATACTGCCGTCACCTTCTCGCAAATCAGCAACGCCTTGCAGTGCGGCAGGGGTTTGCCGGCATCGGAATGGTCGCCCGGATTCGGTTTTGGCATGAATCGCTAACTCCACAAATTCCGGTCGAGCATGCGGTAGTTGATCGCCTCGTTGATGTGGACGGGGCGAATCGCGTCGCTGCGGTCGAGATCGGCGATGGTGCGGGCCACGCGCAACACCTTGTCGTGAGCGCGGGCCGAAAGGCCCAGCTCGTTCACACTGGCCCGCAACAGATTCAGGCTCTCGTCGTCGAGCTTGCAGAACTGCCGCACCTGCCGCGACGACATCTTGGCGTTCAGCCGCGCTCGCGTGCCGGCGAAACGCTGGGCTTCGAGCACGCGGGCGGCCAGCACCTGCTCGCGCATCTGCAAGCTGGTCGTGCCGGGGCTGCCGCTGGCCAGTTCGCGGAAGGGCACCGCCGGCACTTCCAGGTGAATGTCGATGCGGTCCAACAGCGGCCCGCTGATCTTGGCCATGTATTTCTCGACCTGCGGCGGACTGCAATGGCAGCTCCGCCGCGGGTCGTTGCGATAACCGCACGGGCAGGGATTGAGCGCCGCGATCAAAATGAAATTGGCCGGAAACGTCGTGCTGGCCAAGGCCCGGCTGATCGTCACCGTGCCGTCTTCCAGCGGCTGACGCAGAACCTCCAAAGTGCGGCGATTGAACTCAGGCAGTTCGTCGAGAAACAATACGCCGTTGTGCGAGAGCGAGATTTCGCCCGGTGTGGGCGTCGATCCGCCGCCGACCAGCCCGGCGTCGCTGATGGTGTGGTGCGGGCTGCGATAGGGCCGAGTGGCCAACAGCGGCTGACCGGCCGGCAACAGGCCCATCGCGCTGTAAATGCGGGTCGTCTCGATCGATTCGGCGGCCGTCAAGTCGGGCAAGATCGTCGGCAGCCGCTTGGCGAGCATGGTCTTGCCCGACCCCGGCGGACCGATCATGAGCAAATTGTGGCCACCCGCGGCCGCGATCACAATGGCCCGCTTGGCCATTTCCTGGCCTTTCACGTCGGCAAAGTCGACCTCGTAGCGCGAGAACGCCTGGAACCACTCGTCGACCCGCGGCGGCGTCGGCTCGATGTCGATCTGCCCGGACAGAAAGGCGGTGGCCTGGGCCAGGCTGGAGACGGCGATGACTTCGACGCCGGCTACCACGGCCGCCTCGCCCGCGTTTTCGCGGGGCACGATGATTCCACGAAGGTGTTTCTCGTTGGTGGCGGCAATGGCCATCGACAGAGCCCCCTTGGTGGGCCGCATGGTGCCGTCGAGCGCCAACTCGCCGACCACGGCATACTGGTCGAACTTTTCCGAGACAAGCTGCCCGCTGCCGGCCAGAATGCCCAGCGTAATCGGCAAATCGAACGAAGCAGCCTGTTTGGGCAAGTCGGCCGGGGCGAGATTGATCACCACCCGGTTCTGTGGACGGATAAAGCCCGAATTGACCAAGGCCCGTTCGACGCGATGAGTGCATTCCTTGACGGCCGCTTCCGGCAGGCCGACCAACACGGTTTTAGGCAAGGCGCCGTCGGAGACGTCGACTTCAACCTCGACGGGCAAAGCTTCGATACCCAACAACGAAAAAGTGCGAAGGCGTGCTAGCATCGGACGGATCCGGCGGTGTGTTGGCAGAAATGGCGGGACAGAACTGCTCAAAGCGTCATTGTGCAGGGGAGAATCCGCCGCCGCAAGCAGCCGGGCATCGCCAGTAACCGGCGGCCGGGCATCGCCCACTAATGACGGGCCAACCGCGGTTTTCAGCCCTGCCGCGGCAGGAAAAAGTAATTTTAAGAGGCAAAATCCGGATTCCTGCGAAACACTCTCCGCCGGCCCTGGGTTAGATGGAAGGCGGCGATATTCGTCGCAAGAGAACGACAGAGGTTTCGGGCGTCGGTGAGGAACCATGGGTGCCCGTGCGAGAACAGGCGACGTGAGTGGCCGGCGCGCCACGACGGAACAGAGAAGAGTATGATCAACAAGACTTCGGCGATGGTCGCCCGCGACTATCAACTTGAAGCCAGCTTCGGTGCGGTCCGCCAAAAGCTTTTATCGGCGGAACTCGGCGACCGCTGGCAGGAAGCTTTGGCGTATTGGGCGCGGACCACCGACCGCCATTTGCCGATCGCGCTGATGCAGCAATGCTTGCGCACGATTGTGGATACGCCGTTTTCCAAGCTCGCCGCCACGCCGGGCATCGGACCGAAAAAACTGAACTCGCTGATCATGCTCCTGGAGCGCGCGGCAACGGGCGAATCCGCGGGTGGTGCCGCGGCCGGGGAGGCACCCGTTGCGGTGCCGCGTTCGGAACACAACGGCGACGGCAGCTCGTGCGACGTCTCGGAAGCGGTCTGGCGCCAGTGGCGCGCGAGCCTCCAGCAACACGGACTCGGCCGCGAAATGCTGGGGCGTTTTGCCGCCAGCCTGCAACAGCTTCCACGGGCCATGTGGCAAAAGCGGCTCGACTTTTACCTGCCGCTGTCGCTCGACGAAATCCGATGTCTCAAGGCCTATGGCGAAAAGCGCGTCGCCGCACTGGTCGAAATCTTCGGCGATCTACACCGAATCATCGACACTTTCCAAGGCTGTCCCCATATTGCCGTGCGCGTCGAGCCGCGGTTGGCGGCCCGGTTAGACGATTGGTGCAAACGACAGTTGTGCAGTGAGTCACGGCCCGACGAGGCCGCCGTCAAGCGAGCGCTCCTCGAACCGCTCGTCGAGCAAATCTCCATAGACTTGGGCGATGACGCGGCGGGGATCGTCCGCGCACGCTTGTCCGGCGCCGGACTCAAGATGCAGCAAATCGCTCGCCAATTTGGATTGACCCGCGGCCGTGCCTATGAAGTCTTATCGGAAGCAGCCACCGTGATCTGGATCCGCTGGCCGCAAGGGCACGAGCGTGTGACGAAGTTGCACCGGCACCTGGCCGCTTCCGCGGCGCAGGGTGCCGCCCTGTCGCCAGTGGAATCGCTCCTCAACCTGCTCTTCTCGCAACGCCCTCGCGAGTTCGAGACGGAACTGGCGCCCCCGCTCGGCCTGCCGTTGACGGGTTATAACTCCCTGTCGCCGGCAGCCGTGGGTGCCGCTCAAGACGGCTTATTCGCCCTGGCCCAAATCGAACGCTGAAATCTTGCCCTCGCGGTCGATCTGGAACACGGCTTTGGCACGCGGGTCGGCGACCAACAGCTTGTCGTCCTGCCAAGCCAACCCGACTGGGTTAACCAGCGGCCCGCCCGCCGCCCATTTTTCCGGCTTTCCCTCGCGCGGCACCTTCCATACGGCCTTGGCGTAACCGTCGGAGACAAACGCCGTGCCTTCGCCGTCGATCATCACCGCGTGCGGAAACTCGAAGGCACGTCCCGGCACGACGACTTCGACCTTCTTCTTCGCGTCGACTCTCAGCAGGGCGTCGGTGCCTCGCGAAACAACCCACAGCCGTCCATCGGCGTCGAGGCAGATGCCCGACGGCGCCGCCACATCGGCGTACTTCTCCGTATGTGGCTTCTCGCCCGAAAGAGTCACCTTCCAGATGCGGTGGACCTCCAGGTCGGAAACCAGCAGGTCGCCGTCGGCCGTGACGGCGATTCCCATGGGTATGCCGATGGTGCCGTCGGTCAACGGTTCGGGCTTGCCATCGGCGGTGAAGCGATAAACTTCCCGCGTGGCGCTGTCGCCGACGTAAAGCCGGCCCTCGCCGTCGACCGCCAGACATCGCGGCGCGTTCAGCGGTGTGCGAAATTGCTTGCTGGCCTGGAAGTAGACGCTCAGTTTGCCGCCCGCCGATTTCCATACGCCCGGCAGGTTCCGGTCGGCCAGGTAAACTGTGTCGCCATGAACTGCGATGGCCAGCGGATACTGCAAGTCGGCGGCGCGCGCCGTCGCCAGTTCCAACAGCGGAAACGAGAACGCCGACACGAGAAGCACGCGCCGGAATAGAACGGTCAACAATCGAGTCATTTCGTTAGCCAATCCAAAATCCAAAATCCAAAATCAGGGCCGGTGCCAGAACAGGGTGGGGTCTTGAGTGCGGGTCTGATACGTTCGCAGATAGTTTCGATAACGCGGCAGGTCATGGATGCTGTCTTCGGCGGTATACGGGTATCCGGTCAGATCGCCAAAGGGAAGTGGTTCGACTGTTTCGCCATAGATTGTGTTCAAATCGCAGTCTTTGTCCCAGCCGACGTTGTAAAGCAGGAAATCGCGTTTCCAGCCGGCCGGTAACGGCGTTTGCGGCACGGCGAACCGCAAGCTCAATTCGTCGCCGGCGCCGAGCACGACCAACATGTCGTCGCGGGCGGCGAGCAACTCAGACACGTCGCCGTATCGCGTAAAATGCCCGCGCATGGCGGGCCATTTCGGACCAACGCTGACCTGCTCGTAGTCGTATTTTTCCGGGCCATGGTTTTCGCCCGGAGTGCGTCGCGAGAACCCGCGGTAATGCAGGTTGGCGGCCAGCAGGTCGAGAGGCGTTAAGCGGAACTCCGCGGGTGGCTCGTCGACGGTGAGGAACGCTTCGTCCCAGTAAAACTCCATGTTGGTCGCAATCCGCAAACGGTAGTCGTCGGTCAAGAACGCGTCGCTCAAATCGACGGCAATCGTCTTTGTTTTTCCGCCGGGAAAACCAAGGTAAGGCCGCACCTGCCGCCACTGGCCATCGGCATCGGGCACCCACAACGAGGGCGGGGCCGCGGGCTTGAGGCCGGGGTTTTGCGAAATGGCCACGTTCATCGACGTGCCGCTCGGAAAAATCCAGCCGGTAAGAAACAGCGTAACCTGGCGCGGGTTGTCGAGCTTGCCGAAATCGAGCTCCACGAAGTGGTCCTCGGTGTAGCCGAAAGCCAGACGGCGGTCGAAGGCTTTGACGTACTTCCCGTCGCGCCGATGGATGGCGTCGAGCACGTCGCGGCCGCGTTGGTCGCGGGCAGCCACCGGCCGCCGCGGCCCGCGCACGGTGTGTACCTTGAATTCGGCGATCTCCGCGGGACCGACCTTTTCGTTGGAATAAACGTCCACGTCGGCCGGGTGATCGACCGCGATCAACCGCACCTGGTCGAAATACACGGCTTCCCAAAGTTCTTCGGTGATCGCCAGCGGGTAGCAGCGGTCGCGCGGTTGCAGCTTGTCGCCTTCGACCCGCAAATACTCCCACGACCGCGACGGCGCCGCTTGCCCTTCACCGAGCAGCAGCCCCAGCGGCGCCGACCAGAGGCAATCGGTATAGAACTCGAAACGCTCGCCGCTCCAGGTGTAGAGATAGGGGCATGAGCCGAGCAACACTTGCTCGTCGCAAATCACCACCTTGGCCGCGGGTTCGACAATGTTTTGGGGAACGCCCGTGGTCCAGACGACTCGCAGCGAGTCGGCTTGCCGCTGTTCGCCGAGGCCAAAGTGCGTCTTGCCGGCCGTTACCAGTTTGCGCTGAAAGCGATTGTCGCTGCGCAGTTCGATGAGGCTGCCGATGCCGTAATGGTTGCTGCGGAAGCTGAGCGATTGCGCGTCGACGACGCCGGCGCGCAGCTCGACGTCGAGCCAGGCGTTGGCGTTGCCTCCCTCGTTGGAGTAAAGCGCCACGCGGCCCGTTTCGGCCACAGCCAGGTCTTCGTCACCGTCGCCGTCCAGGTCGCCCGTGCGGCAAGCGCGGATGTTTTGCAGCGCCGCGACGAACAACGGCGGCATCGCGGCCAGCTCGCCCGATTCGGTTCCGCGAAAGAACTCGATGGCTTGCTTGCTCCAGGCCACCAGATCCAAGTACCCGTCGTTGTCAAAGTCCCAGGTGACAAGTCCATCGCAACCTTGGCCCGACACTTGTTGACTTGAGCCTGCGGCCACGACGCCCGAAGGGCTGACGGCGGTGTGCAGCAGCGTGCTGCCGCTTTGCCCTGCGGCCATCAGGTTCCACGAACCGCTTCCAGCGGAGTCGAACGGCGTCACGGCTTTGGCACTATTCAACGCCTCGAAGCCGGCGTCGAACGGGCGCCAGCGAAATTGTCCGTGCCGCAAGTTCTCCAGGTAGCCGGCGGGGTTGCCCGACGCATTTGCGACAATCAGATCGAGATCGATATCACGGTCCCAGTCGATGGCCACGAGTGCCGTAGGCTGCTCGTCGCGCGGAGGCAGTTGACTGCCCGCGGTGATCTCGCTGAACGTCATGTCGCCGCGGTTCGACCAGAGGTGCAAGCCGTCGGCCGCGGCCACGGCGAGATCGAGGTCGCCGTCGTGATAGAAATCGGCCGCGACGGCCGCCATCACCTGCGAGACTTCGCTCAGCTCAGCCGACTGCGGCACTTCGTCGAGCGAGCGCGCCTGGTCGTCGTTGAGCGTATTGCGCAGAAAGCGGATGCCGGCCGTTCCGTAGACCACGAGGTCGAGATCGGCGCGGTGGCAGGGGGCGTCGGGGGCTTTCGTCGCGGCCGGTTCTTCCGTCGCCCCGCCTTTCTGCTCTGCCGCAGCCGCGTGTTGGCGTTGCTGCGCCTGGCGATGCGCTTCGGTGCCTGGTTGCTGCGGATCGTCGCGGTCGAGATCGACCGCCAGCAATCGCTCAAAACCGCCGGACAGCGAGAAATCGGCAATGCGTCTCCAGCCGGTCCCGCGGCCGTTATGGCGGGCATAGACTTCCACGCCCGCGTCGCGGAGCACGATCACGTCCAGCCGCTCGTCCAGGTCGAAATCGGCCAGGGCAAGGTCCTGAACGCCGACCAGCACGGGAAGCTGTTCCGCGGCCGGCAGCTCGATCAACTTGACGTTGGATGATTCGCCAGGTGCGGCCTCTGTGGGGCGCGTCGGGCAGGCCGTTTGAAAGTCGTGGAGCACATATTCCAGCGGATGACGTTCCACGCGGCGGAGGTCGCTCAGCGTCCAGGGATCCGGTCGAGTGACGCTGACGAACTGGCGGACTAAGCGCTGCGCGCGCGGCCAATCGGCCTGCTTGGCGGCATCCTTCACCTGCTCCAGCCAGGCCAGCGGATCGGCGATGAATCCGTTGCTCAGCGCGGCGACGTTGGCCACCAGGCCGGGCATGTGGCTCAGCGACGAACGCAACGCATCGGCGGTCTGGTTCACGTTCATGTCTTTGGCGGTGGCCTCGCTTTCCAACCAACTCAACTGTAGCGCCAGGTTGTCGGGCGCCGCCTGGTAGGCCCGGACCAGGGCGGCCGGTGCTGCTTC
Above is a genomic segment from Pirellulales bacterium containing:
- a CDS encoding YifB family Mg chelatase-like AAA ATPase, yielding MLARLRTFSLLGIEALPVEVEVDVSDGALPKTVLVGLPEAAVKECTHRVERALVNSGFIRPQNRVVINLAPADLPKQAASFDLPITLGILAGSGQLVSEKFDQYAVVGELALDGTMRPTKGALSMAIAATNEKHLRGIIVPRENAGEAAVVAGVEVIAVSSLAQATAFLSGQIDIEPTPPRVDEWFQAFSRYEVDFADVKGQEMAKRAIVIAAAGGHNLLMIGPPGSGKTMLAKRLPTILPDLTAAESIETTRIYSAMGLLPAGQPLLATRPYRSPHHTISDAGLVGGGSTPTPGEISLSHNGVLFLDELPEFNRRTLEVLRQPLEDGTVTISRALASTTFPANFILIAALNPCPCGYRNDPRRSCHCSPPQVEKYMAKISGPLLDRIDIHLEVPAVPFRELASGSPGTTSLQMREQVLAARVLEAQRFAGTRARLNAKMSSRQVRQFCKLDDESLNLLRASVNELGLSARAHDKVLRVARTIADLDRSDAIRPVHINEAINYRMLDRNLWS
- a CDS encoding NHL repeat-containing protein; amino-acid sequence: MTRLLTVLFRRVLLVSAFSFPLLELATARAADLQYPLAIAVHGDTVYLADRNLPGVWKSAGGKLSVYFQASKQFRTPLNAPRCLAVDGEGRLYVGDSATREVYRFTADGKPEPLTDGTIGIPMGIAVTADGDLLVSDLEVHRIWKVTLSGEKPHTEKYADVAAPSGICLDADGRLWVVSRGTDALLRVDAKKKVEVVVPGRAFEFPHAVMIDGEGTAFVSDGYAKAVWKVPREGKPEKWAAGGPLVNPVGLAWQDDKLLVADPRAKAVFQIDREGKISAFDLGQGE
- a CDS encoding Gfo/Idh/MocA family oxidoreductase translates to MPNRPGSHRRQFLKTTAALATAPTIVPATVFAKDDRPAPSDRVVVGSIGTGDLGRRHHLANKLLPNKRIEVAAVCDVDRNHREEAAKIALEKTGRRVAIHKDFRDLCDRSDIDAVLIAVPDHWHALTSIYAMESGKDVYCEKPLTLTIDEGKKMVETARRYGTVFQTGSQQRSDNRFRLACELVRNGKIGRLQRVDTHIGDIDSGSWQAPTTPPPELDWNFWLGPAPYADYSPNRCHYQFRWFSDYSGGKMTDWGAHHNDIAQWGIGADGSGPVKIKGTGKYHQNGPHDVPGTFDVDYTYANGVALTCHSGGENGIKFTGGDGWVFVSRGRIEMQLGDKNWKDYNALVREFSPDSFQTKLYVSRDHHENWLDCIASRERPICDVEIGYRSVTVCHLGNIAIKLGRELNWDPDKEQFVGDEQANLLASRPMRAPWHL
- a CDS encoding FG-GAP-like repeat-containing protein; translated protein: MSQPADAPAPRTRRANWKTMLAIVAAICLLVVAVAYFSFRNDLSPQECERLESKKNVAVGYLENGPLAPHRPNKLPEAATLFEELAQARPGDPLAARNLAITRLLQLQTVAEPAMKADVAGRARAAAQALVAADDSSPVSHLLAGKIAALTGDPSRARSELSRAAELNPDDATLWYDLFSFLKASPDETAQEAAPAALVRAYQAAPDNLALQLSWLESEATAKDMNVNQTADALRSSLSHMPGLVANVAALSNGFIADPLAWLEQVKDAAKQADWPRAQRLVRQFVSVTRPDPWTLSDLRRVERHPLEYVLHDFQTACPTRPTEAAPGESSNVKLIELPAAEQLPVLVGVQDLALADFDLDERLDVIVLRDAGVEVYARHNGRGTGWRRIADFSLSGGFERLLAVDLDRDDPQQPGTEAHRQAQQRQHAAAAEQKGGATEEPAATKAPDAPCHRADLDLVVYGTAGIRFLRNTLNDDQARSLDEVPQSAELSEVSQVMAAVAADFYHDGDLDLAVAAADGLHLWSNRGDMTFSEITAGSQLPPRDEQPTALVAIDWDRDIDLDLIVANASGNPAGYLENLRHGQFRWRPFDAGFEALNSAKAVTPFDSAGSGSWNLMAAGQSGSTLLHTAVSPSGVVAAGSSQQVSGQGCDGLVTWDFDNDGYLDLVAWSKQAIEFFRGTESGELAAMPPLFVAALQNIRACRTGDLDGDGDEDLAVAETGRVALYSNEGGNANAWLDVELRAGVVDAQSLSFRSNHYGIGSLIELRSDNRFQRKLVTAGKTHFGLGEQRQADSLRVVWTTGVPQNIVEPAAKVVICDEQVLLGSCPYLYTWSGERFEFYTDCLWSAPLGLLLGEGQAAPSRSWEYLRVEGDKLQPRDRCYPLAITEELWEAVYFDQVRLIAVDHPADVDVYSNEKVGPAEIAEFKVHTVRGPRRPVAARDQRGRDVLDAIHRRDGKYVKAFDRRLAFGYTEDHFVELDFGKLDNPRQVTLFLTGWIFPSGTSMNVAISQNPGLKPAAPPSLWVPDADGQWRQVRPYLGFPGGKTKTIAVDLSDAFLTDDYRLRIATNMEFYWDEAFLTVDEPPAEFRLTPLDLLAANLHYRGFSRRTPGENHGPEKYDYEQVSVGPKWPAMRGHFTRYGDVSELLAARDDMLVVLGAGDELSLRFAVPQTPLPAGWKRDFLLYNVGWDKDCDLNTIYGETVEPLPFGDLTGYPYTAEDSIHDLPRYRNYLRTYQTRTQDPTLFWHRP
- a CDS encoding HEAT repeat domain-containing protein, with the translated sequence MPSVQELADQLNSNDQPTVYRAKRALADMAATAGAPGEAGERAELAAALAKAETAKNEKGDAPKYSAKARGELARALGEVGGDREVPGLKETLNDFDAREMARVALDRMTCQAATDALADAALNAVGVEFRIGAINALGRRSGSQVVDVLKACAGDGDPEIRLAAAEALAGHSDATADPLIAALAQQPGPRAQLRATKARVRLAARLAGAGQKEAAKRIYEAIAQSDAAAAQKKAATIGLAQLG